The Eriocheir sinensis breed Jianghai 21 unplaced genomic scaffold, ASM2467909v1 Scaffold635, whole genome shotgun sequence genome window below encodes:
- the LOC126993570 gene encoding uncharacterized protein LOC126993570, with the protein MEEIKNAVQSILPNLLPQVLEEACEHLIGLGVETEDDLKYVKSSDLPMLKDIQVRKLIHNWQQGSTPSQTSQETALSDTSIISESVSPPSTSEEEREIAANLRPGVNPVWADEFEIPWSKFSKKNLMTCLQKRLRPKPSARREMVRILVDEISKISQKPGKRSLATIAQKIVKTYPQSFLDEIEGTRVGTGYDSLLKQLQSRFDNINRKSDSNSFKRKGRNSLVMEEEDAVRAGPVTKIYLHDKYGCINYMPSDYPEGESETTQEDKQSLLKQKYKEKLHDEVEYLMKDTYFSQRQDIIQRKMDVLHLKIEWPYLFEAAGMFVHFMELTGINISEKVESAIASKGARILKWIEEEPNMNIRRIQQELVEAKCSVDNGNAEVAAMICAAMSYLNEKEDSLYVCVKPTAARPELEKDLPKTPCLIGFGASRLTATRYMLSIDGVVVTDHIATFTTGLAMLLASYYNFNIMYPVDSASTLEFIQRCFVGINPERGSKIEVKKHCKRRTQVHPRVLSLINAIADVEWRC; encoded by the exons ATGGAGGAAATCAAGAATGCAGTTCAGAGTATTCTTCCCAATCTTCTTCCACAAGTACTGGAGGAAGCGTGTGAACACCTTATAGGTTTAGGTGTTGAAACAGAAGATGACCTAAAGTATGTTAAGTCATCTGATCTTCCGATGCTGAAGGACATTCAAGTGCGGAAACTTATTCATAACTGGCAACAAG GGTCCACACCATCTCAGACATCACAAGAGACTGCTTTATCAGACACATCTATAATATCTGAATCGGTTTCACCACCTTCAACctcagaggaagaaagagaaatagcagCAAATTTACGGCCTGGTGTAAATCCTGTTTGGGCAGATGAATTTGAAATACCATGGTCAAAATTTTCAAAGAAAAATCTAATGACATGTTTACAAAAGAGGTTAAGACCTAAACCATCAGCAAGAAGAGAGATGGTGAGAATTCTAGTTGATGAAATAAGTAAGATCTCTCAGAAGCCAGGTAAAAGGTCACTAGCAACAATTGCACAAAAGATTGTGAAGACATATCCTCAGTCTTTCCTAGATGAGATTGAAGGCACTCGTGTTGGTACTGGATATGATTCCCTTCTGAAACAATTGCAGTCACGGTTTGACAACATAAATAGAAAATCTGACAGTAACTCATtcaaaaggaaaggtagaaactcccttgtaatggaggaggaagatgctgtgAGAGCTGGTCCAGTCACCAAAATATACTTGCATGATAAGTATGGATGCATTAATTATATGCCGAGTGATTACCCAGAGGGGGAATCAGAAACAACACAAGAAGATAAGCAAAGCTTAttaaaacagaaatacaaagaaaaacttCATGATGAAGTGGAATATCTGATGAAGGATACCTACTTTTCTCAAAGGCAAGACATCATACAAAGGAAAATGGATGTTCTTCATTTAAAAATAGAATGGCCTTATTTATTTGAGGCAGCAGGAATGTTCGTTCATTTTATGGAACTCACTGGCATTAACATAAGTGAAAAAGTAGAGTCTGCCATTGCTAGTAAGGGAGCACGAATTCTAAAATGGATAGAAGAAGAACCAAACATGAATATAAGGAGAATTCAACAGGAACTTGTGGAGGCTAAATGCTCTGTTGATAATGGCAATGCAGAGGTAGCAGCTATGATCTGTGCTGCTATGTCTTAcctaaatgaaaaagaagactctctgtatgtatgtgtaaag CCAACTGCAGCTAGACCTGAATTGGAAAAGGACCTTCCCAAGACACCATGTTTAATAGGCTTTG GGGCATCAAGGTTGACGGCAACCAGATATATGTTGTCAATTGATGGTGTTGTTGTCACTGACCATATCGCAACATTTACTACTGGGCTGGCTATGCTGCTGGCCTCCTACTACAACTTCAATATAATGTACCCTGTTGATTCTGCATCGACACTGGAGTTCATTCAAAG ATGCTTTGTTGGCATCAATCCAGAGCGGGGCAGCAAGATTGAAGTAAAGAAGCACTGCAAGAGACGCACCCAAGTCCATCCCAGAGTTCTGTCCCTGATTAATGCTATTGCTGATGTAGAGTGGAGGTGCTAA